In the Pungitius pungitius chromosome 5, fPunPun2.1, whole genome shotgun sequence genome, one interval contains:
- the LOC134129024 gene encoding zinc finger protein 135-like, translating to MTCSFNSSGTLKCLQERNPSVDQEDPDPPQIKEEQEELCSSQEGEQLEPKQEADTFTLTPTCEETDHSDDETPFLNPDKSKSESEADPPASTCTSSLDEEMDCERFVGPEPNISHESDSKDQKGVKRSLTSTKEPQQQILAPPGEKTFLCKTCGKYFQQNKTLLAHVKRFHSVDQPYSCITCGKTFTHASSLKYHTRIHTGEKPYSCITCGKTFTRQEHLKNHTRIHTGEKPYSCITCGKTFTHASSLKNHTRIHTGEKPYSYITCGKTFTRPECLKYHTRIHTGEKPYSCITCGKTFTRPQDLKTHTRIHTGEKPNPV from the exons atgACCTGCAGCTTTAATTCAAGCGGAACCTTAAA gtgtctccaggagaggaaccccagtgtggaccaagaggacccagatcctccacagattaaagaggaacaggaggaactctgcagcagtcaggagggagagcagcttgaaccgaagcaggaggccgacacctttacgttgactccgacttgtgaggaaactgatcacagtgatgatgagactcCGTTTTTGAATCCTGACAAAAGTAAGAGTGAATCAGAGGCAGATCCTCCAGCTAGCACGTGTACCAGCTCGTTAGATGAAGAAATGGACTGTGAGCGTTTTGTGGGACCAGAACCAAACATCTCTCATGAATCTGATAGCAAAgatcagaaaggagtaaaacgtagtttaacatcaaccaaggagccacaacagcagattctggctcctccaggtgagaagacatttttgtgcaaaacatgtggaaaatatttccaacaaaacaaaactttgtTGGCCCATGTGAAAAGATTCCACAGTGTTGATCAACCATATTCTTGCataacctgtggcaaaacattcacccATGCATCAAGTTTGAAgtatcacacaagaatccatactggggagaaaccatattcttgcatcacctgtggcaaaacattcactcggcAAGAACATTTGAAGAATCAcacaagaattcatactggggagaagccatattcctgcatcacctgtggcaaaacattcactcatgcATCAAGTTTGAAgaatcacacaagaatccatactggggagaaaccatattcctacatcacctgtgggaaaacattcactcggCCAGAATGTTTGAAgtatcacacaagaatccatactggggagaagccatattcttgcatcacctgtggcaaaacattcactcggccacaagatttgaagactcacacaagaatccatactggggagaagcctaATCCTGTATAA
- the LOC134129025 gene encoding gastrula zinc finger protein XlCGF26.1-like, producing the protein MDCERFVGPEPNISHESESKDQKGIKRSLTSTKEPQQQILAPPDEKTFLCETCGKYFQHKENLSAHVRTAHKVDQPYLCSTCGKTFANASSLRTHTRIHTGVKPYSCITCGKRFTKKFTFEKHKIVHSDERPFSCKTCGKCFKCSNALKRHFKIHSGERLFSCNTCGKRFNWASNLKNHMRIHTGEKLFSCVTCGKKFTKKSTFETHKTVHSDERPFSCKTCGKCFKYNKSLKAHVKAHSGERLFSCNTCGKRFNRASNLKSHMRIHTGEKAFSYDTCVKTFSNTGNLNVHTRVHTGEKPYSCKTCKKCFKSCSNLTQHVRKIHKDETSCAGRRHWIHSGEKPYSCITCGKTFTQTGSLKSHTRIHTGEKPYSCITCSKTFTNASTLSTHMRIHTGGESYSCITCGKTFTIASSLKNHTRIHTGEKPYSCITCGKTFARPELLKSHTRIHTGEKPYSCITCGKTFARPEYLKSHTRIHTGEKPYSCITCGKTFTNASHLKNHTRIHTGEKPYSCNTCEKTFTNASSLKYHTRIHTVCY; encoded by the exons ATGGACTGTGAGCGTTTTGTGGGACCAGAACCAAACATCTCTCATGAATCTGAAAGCAAAGATCAGAAAGGAATAAAACGTAGTTTAACATCAACCAAGGAGCCACAACAGCAGATTCTGGCTCCTCCAGatgagaagacatttttgtgcgaaacatgtggaaaatatttccaaCATAAAGAAAACTTGTCTGCCCACGTTAGAACAGCCCACAAGGTTGATCAACCATATTTATGCagcacctgtggcaaaacattcgcTAATGCATCAAGTTTGAGGactcatacaagaatccatactggggtaaagccatattcttgcatcacctgtgggaaaagatTCACAAAGAAATTCACATTTGAGAAACATAAAATAGTCCACAGTGATGAGAGACCATTTTCTTGCAAAACTTGtgggaaatgttttaaatgtagtaATGCCTTAAAAAGACACTTTAAAATTCACTCTGGGGAACGTCTGTTTTCttgcaacacctgtgggaaaagatTCAATTGGGCATCAAATTTGAAGAATCATATgagaattcatactggggagaagctaTTTTCCTGCGTCACCTGTGGGAAAAAATTCACTAAGAAATCCACATTTGAGACACATAAAACAGTCCACAGTGATGAGAGACCATTTTCTTgtaaaacatgtggaaaatgttttaaatataataaatcctTAAAAGCACACGTAAAAGCTCACTCTGGGGAACGTCTGTTTTCttgcaacacctgtgggaaaCGATTCAATCGGGCATCAAATTTGAAGTCTCATATgagaattcatactggggagaaggcTTTTTCCTACGACACCtgtgtaaaaacattttctaataCAGGCAATTTGAATGTTCATACCAgagtccatactggggagaagccatattcttgtaaaacatgtaaaaaatgcTTCAAAAGTTGTAGTAACTTAACTCAACATGTCAGAAAAATCCACAAAGATGAAACGTCA tgtgcggggCGCCGGCACTGGATTCATTCTGGGGAGAAGCcttattcctgcatcacctgtggcaaaacattcactcagacaggaagtttgaagtctcacacaagaattcatactggggagaagccatattcctgcatcacctgtagcaaaacattcactaatgCATCAACTTTGAGTACTCATATGAGAATCCATACGGGGGGGGAGTcatattcttgcatcacctgtgggaaaacattcactattGCATCAAGTTTGAAgaatcacacaagaatccatactggggagaagccatattcctgcatcacctgtggcaaaacattcgcTCGGCCAGAACttttgaagtctcacacaagaatccatactggggagaagccatattcttgcatcacctgtggcaaaacattcgcTCGGCCAGAatatttgaagtctcacacaagaatccatactggggagaagccatattcctgcatcacctgtggcaaaacattcactaatgcatcacatttgaagaatcacacaagaatccatactggggagaagccatattcctgcaacACCTGTGAGAAAACATTCACTAATGCATCAAGTTTGAAgtatcacacaagaatccatactgttTGTTATTGA
- the LOC134129026 gene encoding zinc finger protein 239-like gives MAETRELCKDIRDEVVILHKVGTGYRTIGKQFGEKATTVVAITRKWKYKTMAESPWVRAPCKISPRINDHEEEPNISHESDSKDQKGIKRSLTSTKEPQQQILAPPGEKTFLSKTRGKYFQHKENLSAHVRTAHKVDQPYLCSTCGKTFTRPESLKSHTRIHTGEKPYSCITCGKTFTYGSSLKYHTRIHTGEKPYSCITCGKTFTWQESLKSHTRIHTGEKPYSCIICGKTFTQTASLKSHTRIHTGEKPYSCITCGKTFTQTASLKSHTRIHTGEKPYSCITCGKTFTQSASLKSHTRIHIGEKPYSCITCGKKFTNASSLKYHTRIHTGEKPYSCITCGKTFTRPEHLKNHTSIHTGEKP, from the exons ATGGCCGAGACCAGAGAGTTGTGTAAGGACATCAGGGATGAAGTTGTCATCCTGCACAAGGTTGGGACGGGCTACAGGACAATAGGCAAGCAGTTTGGTGAGAAGGCAACAACTGTTGTTGCAATTACTAGAAAATGGAAGTACAAGACGATGGCCGAATCTCCCTGGGTCCGAGCTCCATGCAAGATCTCACCTCGCATCAATGATCATGAGGAAG AACCAAACATCTCTCATGAATCTGATAGCAAAGATCAGAAAGGAATAAAACGTAGTTTAACATCAACCAAGGAGCCACAACAGCAGAttctggctcctccaggtgagaagacatttttgtccaAAACACGTGGAAAATATTTCCAACATAAAGAAAACTTGTCTGCCCACGTTAGAACAGCCCACAAGGTTGATCAACCATATTTATGCagcacctgtggcaaaacattcactcggcCAGAaagtttgaagtctcacacaagaatccatactggggagaagccatattcctgcatcacctgtggcaaaacattcacttatGGATCAAGTTTAAAgtatcacacaagaatccatactggggagaagccatattcctgcatcacctgtggcaaaacattcacttggCAAGAaagtttgaagtctcacacaagaattcatactggggagaaaccatattcctgcatcatctgtggcaaaacattcactcagacagcaagtttgaagtctcacacaagaattcatactggggagaagccatattcctgcatcacctgtggcaaaacattcactcagacagcaagtttgaagtctcacacaagaattcatactggggagaagccatattcctgcatcacctgtggcaaaacattcactcagagtgcaagtttgaagtctcacacTAGAATCCATATTGGGGAGAaaccatattcctgcatcacctgtgggaaaaaaTTCACTAATGCATCCAGTTTGAAGTATCAcacaagaattcatactggggagaaaccatattcctgcatcacctgtgggaaaacattcactcggCCAGAACATTTGAAGAATCACACAAgcatccatactggggagaaaccTTAA
- the LOC134129083 gene encoding gastrula zinc finger protein XlCGF8.2DB-like encodes MDCERFVGPEPNISHESDSKDQKGVKRSLTSTKEPQQQILAPPGEKPFLCKTCGKYLKCSQSLKLHMRVHTGERLYSCITCDKTFTSASSLKSHTRIHTGEKSHSCNTCGKTFTQKSYLNSHKRVHSDEKPFSCQTCGKYFKCSKSLKIHMRVHTGERPYPCTTCGKTFTCTSNLKCHTRIHTGEKPYSCITCGKTFTRPEHLKNHTRIHTGEKPFSCITCGKTFTNASHLKDHTRIHTGEKPYSCITCGKTFTQRGYLKTHTRIHTGERPFSCTTCGKKFPRASILKYHTKIHTGEKPYSCTICESVFRFSSNLFVHMRRSHKDEKS; translated from the coding sequence ATGGACTGTGAGCGTTTTGTGGGACCAGAACCAAACATCTCCCATGAATCTGACAGCAAAgatcagaaaggagtaaaacgtagtttaacatcaaccaaggagccacaacagcagattctggctcctccaggtgagaagccatttttgtgcaaaacatgtggaaaatatttaaaatgtagtcAAAGCTTAAAATTACACATGAGagttcacactggggaaagACTGTATTCTTGCATCACATGTGACAAAACATTCACTAGTGCATCaagtttgaagtctcacacaagaatccatactggggagaagtcACATTCttgcaacacctgtgggaaaacattcactcaaaAATCTTATTTGAATTCTCATAAAAGAGTCCACAGTGATGAGAAACCATTTTCTTGCCAAACTtgtggaaaatatttcaaatgtagtaaaagcttaaaaatacacatgagagttcacactggggaaaggccGTATCCATGCACCacatgtgggaaaacattcacttgtACATCAAATTTGAAGTgtcatacaagaatccatactggggagaagccatattcctgcatcacctgtggcaaaacattcactcggcCAGAACATTTGAAgaatcacacaagaatccatactggggagaagccattttcctgcatcacctgtggcaaaacattcactaatgcatcacatttgaaggatcatacaagaatccatactggggagaagccatattcctgcatcacctgtgggaaaacattcactcagagaGGATATTTGAAGactcatacaagaatccatactggggaaaggccatTTTCATGCACCACTTGTGGGAAAAAATTCCCTCGTGCATCAATTTTGAAGTATCATACaaaaatccatactggggagaagccatattcctgtaCAATATGTGAAAGTGTTTTTAGATTTTCTAGTAACTTATttgtccacatgagaagaaGCCACAAGGATGAAAAGTCATAA
- the LOC119224427 gene encoding gastrula zinc finger protein XlCGF8.2DB-like isoform X1, giving the protein MDCERFVEPEPNISHESDSKDQKGVKRSLTSTKESQQQILAPPGEKTFLCKTCGKYLKCSQSLKLHMRVHTGERPYSCITCDKTFTYASSLKSHTRIHTGEKPHSCNTCGKTFTQKSDLNSHERVHSDEKPFSCQTCGKYFKCSKSLKLHMRVHTGERPYPCTTCGKTFTCASNLKCHTRIHTGEKPYSCITCGKTFTGKSYLKTHTRIHTGEKPYSCITCGKTFNGKSHLKTHTRIHTGERPFSCTTCGKKFPRASILKYHTRVHTGEKPYSCITCGKTFTGKSHLKTHTRIHTGERPFSCTTCGKKFPRASILKYHTKIHTGEKPYSCTICESVFRFSSNLSVHMRRSHKDEKS; this is encoded by the coding sequence ATGGACTGTGAGCGTTTTGTGGAACCAGAACCAAACATCTCTCATGAATCTGATAGCAAAgatcagaaaggagtaaaacgtaGTTTAACATCAACCAAGGAGTCACAACAGCAGAttctggctcctccaggtgagaagacatttttgtgcaaaacatgtggaaaatatttaaaatgtagtcAAAGCTTAAAATTACACATGAGagttcacactggggaaaggccGTATTCTTGCATCACATGTGACAAAACATTCACTTATGCATCaagtttgaagtctcacacaagaatccatactggggagaagccacaTTCCtgcaacacctgtgggaaaacattcactcaaaAATCTGATTTGAATTCTCATGAaagagtccatagtgatgagaaaccATTTTCTTGCCAAACTtgtggaaaatatttcaaatgtagTAAAAGCTTAAAATTACACATGAGagttcacactggggaaaggccGTATCCATGCACCacatgtgggaaaacattcacttgtgcatcaaatttgaagtgtcatacaagaatccatacgggggagaagccatattcctgcatcacctgtgggaaaacattcactgggAAATCATATTTGAAGactcatacaagaatccatactggggagaagccatattcctgcatcacctgtgggaaaacttTCAATGggaaatcacatttgaagactcatacaagaatccatactggggaaaggccatTTTCATGCACCACTTGTGGGAAAAAATTCCCCCGTGCATCAATTTTGAAGTATCATACAAGAGTCCATacgggggagaagccatattcctgcatcacctgtgggaaaacattcactgggaaatcacatttgaagactcatacaagaatccatactggggaaaggccatTTTCATGCACCACTTGTGGGAAAAAATTCCCTCGTGCATCAATTTTGAAGTATCATACaaaaatccatactggggagaagccatattcctgtaCAATATGTGAAAGTGTTTTTAGATTTTCTAGTAACTTATCCGTCCACATGAGAAGAAGCCACAAGGATGAAAAGTCATAA
- the LOC134129082 gene encoding zinc finger protein 846-like, producing MSSVKCLREFVNQRLSAAAEEIFGVFKRTIVEYQEEIERQRGMLDVIWKPEVRLNRIELPQSRVCKQEEVLSDQQLCLQERNPSVDQEDPDPPQIKEEQEELCSSQEGEQLEPKQEADTFTLTPTCEETDHSDDETPVLNPDKSKSESEAEPPASTCTSSLDEEMDCERFVGPEPNISHGSDSKDQKGVKRSLTSTKEPQQQILAPPGEKTFLSKTRGKYFQHKENLSAHIRTAPKVDQPYSCITCGKTFTQTASLKCHTRIHTGEKPFSCITCGKTFTHGSSLKSHTRVHTGEKPFSCITCGKTFTNASHLRSHMRIHTGEKPYYCITCGKTFTNASHLRSHMRIHTGEKPYYCSTCGKTFTHAASFSTHMRIHTGEKPYSCITCGKTFTRQEHLKNHTRIHTGEKPYSCITCGKTFARPERLKNHTRIHTGEKP from the exons atgtcttcagtcaagtgtttgagagagtttgtcaaccagcgactatctgctgctgctgaagaaatattcggagtttttaaaagaaccatcgtcgagtatcaggaagagatcgagcggcagcgcggaatgttggatgttatttggaaacccgaagtgaggttaaacaggatag agctcccacagtcacgtgtctgtaagcaggaggaggttctctctgaccagcagctgtgtctccaggagaggaaccccagtgtggaccaagaggacccagatcctccacagattaaagaggaacaggaggaactctgcagcagtcaggagggagagcagcttgaaccgaagcaggaggccgacacctttacgttgactccgacttgtgaggaaactgatcacagtgatgatgagactccggttttgaatcctgacaaaagtaagagtgaatcagaggcagagccTCCAGCTAGCACGTGTACCAGCTCGTTAGATGAGGAAATGGACTGTGAGCGTTTTGTGGGACCAGAACCAAACATCTCTCATGGATCTGATAGCAAAgatcagaaaggagtaaaacgtagtttaacatcaaccaaggagccacaacagcagattctggctcctccaggtgagaagacatttttgtccaAAACACGTGGAAAATATTTCCAACACAAAGAAAACTTGTCTGCCCACATTAGAACAGCCCCCAAGGTTGATCaaccatattcctgcatcacctgtggcaaaacattcactcagacaGCAAGTTTGAAGTGTCAcacaagaattcatactggggagaagccattttcctgcatcacctgtggcaaaacattcacacatGGATCaagtttgaagtctcacacaagagtccatactggggagaagccattttcttgcatcacctgtggcaaaacattcactaatgCATCGCATTTGAGGTCTCATAtgagaatccatactggggagaaaccatattattgcatcacctgtggcaaaacattcactaatgCATCGCATTTGAGGTCTCATAtgagaatccatactggggagaaaccATATTATTGCagcacctgtggcaaaacattcactcatgcTGCAAGTTTCAGTACTCATATGAGAATCCATACGGGGGAGAAACcatattcttgcatcacctgtggcaaaacattcactcggcAAGAACATTTGAAGAATCAcacaagaattcatactggggagaaaccatattcttgcatcacctgtggcaaaacattcgcTCGGCCAGAACGTTTGAAGAATCAcacaagaattcatactggggagaagccgtAA